In the Hordeum vulgare subsp. vulgare chromosome 7H, MorexV3_pseudomolecules_assembly, whole genome shotgun sequence genome, one interval contains:
- the LOC123408163 gene encoding transcription factor MYC2-like, translating to MDDELINPCSSFRVCPPSCQFSTVEVEHHNQFIEFASCEVPEQWLLSDVVVPAKSDDAGRLWPELSLLSTVSDFSELPTVSLPASTKPQPAAKRQGRKSGTRSQRPNVSHVEAERKRRHKLNRRFCDLRAAVPNVSRMDKASLLADAVTCIAELRSRLSRLEDESKQAAAARWEKSASSRCCVGNDFQHHLAGNEAVEVRMLGREAAAVRMTTAAGSVPHAPARLMGAVRSLELHVHHACVSCRPGETVQDVVVDVPAALPDLR from the coding sequence ATGGACGACGAGCTAATCAACCCGTGCTCCTCCTTCCGTGTCTGTCCGCCGTCCTGCCAGTTCTCCACAGTTGAAGTCGAGCACCACAACCAGTTTATCGAGTTCGCCTCCTGCGAGGTCCCCGAGCAGTGGCTGCTCAGCGACGTCGTCGTTCCGGCCAAGAGTGACGACGCGGGCCGCCTGTGGCCCGAGTTGTCCCTGCTCTCCACGGTCTCCGACTTCTCTGAGCTTCCAACTGTGAGCCTCCCGGCTTCCACGAAGCCGCAGCCGGCGGCCAAGCGGCAGGGACGTAAATCGGGAACCCGCTCCCAGCGGCCCAACGTTAGCCACGTGGAGGCGGAACGGAAGCGGCGCCATAAGCTGAACCGTCGCTTCTGCGACCTCCGCGCTGCCGTGCCCAACGTGTCCCGCATGGACAAGGCCTCTCTCCTCGCCGACGCGGTCACGTGTATCGCCGAGCTCCGCAGCCGACTGTCGCGGTTGGAGGACGAGAGCAAGCAGGCGGCCGccgcgaggtgggagaagagcgcATCCTCCCGCTGTTGCGTTGGCAACGACTTCCAGCATCACCTTGCCGGCAACGAGGCAGTGGAGGTGCGGATGCTTggtcgggaggcggcggcggtgcgtaTGACGACGGCCGCAGGGTCCgtcccgcatgcgccagcgcgacTAATGGGCGCGGTCCGGTCACTGGAGCTGCATGTGCATCACGCGTGCGTGAGCTGCAGGCCGGGCGAGACGGTGCAGGATGTGGTCGTTGACGTGCCCGCTGCGCTGCCAGACTTGAGGTAA